The following proteins are encoded in a genomic region of Natrinema sp. DC36:
- a CDS encoding HVO_0416 family zinc finger protein, whose amino-acid sequence MATSPSDAGDDVIDQFLSDRGHSVEQVGWDQEYNKKQCPECGGLHDTSASSCTVCGWEPAT is encoded by the coding sequence ATGGCAACCTCACCCAGTGATGCCGGTGACGACGTCATCGATCAATTCCTGTCCGATCGCGGTCACTCGGTCGAACAAGTAGGGTGGGACCAAGAGTATAACAAGAAGCAGTGTCCGGAGTGTGGCGGTCTCCACGATACGTCCGCCAGTTCCTGTACCGTTTGCGGCTGGGAACCTGCGACGTAA
- the moeB gene encoding molybdopterin-synthase adenylyltransferase MoeB, with amino-acid sequence MSDLRLDATQLDRYSRHVIMDEIGPEGQQRLLEGSVLIVGAGGLGSPAIQYLAAAGVGRLGIVDDDVVERSNLQRQIVHGDADVGRPKVESAADYVDQLNPDIDVETHETRVTAATVESLVAEYDIVLDASDNFATRYLLNDHCVLTETPLFHGAIYRFEGQITSFTNDRSGDGRGDTDGDETSPPCYRCVFPEAPEPGTVPDCATTGVLGVLPGTVGCIQATEVVKYLLEKGDLLEGRLLLYDAMDMTFEEVPVQPNPACPVCGDDPEIESVSDVAYEGTCEISAD; translated from the coding sequence ATGAGCGACCTGCGCCTCGACGCGACCCAGCTCGATCGCTACTCGAGACACGTCATCATGGACGAGATCGGTCCCGAGGGCCAACAGCGGCTGCTCGAGGGGAGCGTCCTGATCGTCGGCGCCGGCGGACTCGGCTCGCCGGCAATTCAGTATCTCGCCGCGGCCGGCGTCGGTCGGCTGGGAATCGTCGACGACGACGTCGTCGAGCGCTCGAACCTGCAACGACAGATCGTCCACGGCGACGCCGACGTCGGTCGGCCGAAGGTCGAGAGCGCCGCCGACTACGTCGACCAACTGAACCCCGATATCGACGTCGAGACCCACGAAACTCGCGTTACCGCGGCGACCGTCGAGTCCCTGGTCGCCGAGTACGACATCGTCCTCGACGCCAGCGACAATTTCGCGACCCGCTACCTGCTCAACGACCACTGCGTCCTCACCGAGACGCCGCTGTTTCACGGCGCGATCTACCGGTTCGAGGGGCAGATCACGTCCTTCACCAACGACCGCAGCGGTGACGGCCGCGGCGATACGGACGGAGACGAGACGTCGCCGCCGTGTTACCGCTGTGTCTTCCCCGAAGCGCCCGAACCCGGGACCGTTCCGGACTGCGCGACCACGGGCGTCCTCGGCGTCCTCCCCGGCACCGTCGGCTGTATCCAGGCCACCGAGGTCGTCAAATACCTGCTCGAGAAGGGCGACCTGCTCGAGGGGCGCCTCCTGCTGTACGACGCGATGGACATGACCTTCGAGGAGGTCCCAGTTCAGCCGAACCCGGCGTGTCCGGTCTGCGGGGACGACCCCGAAATCGAATCGGTCTCGGACGTGGCCTACGAGGGCACCTGCGAGATTTCGGCCGACTGA
- a CDS encoding DUF5518 domain-containing protein → MTMSPIRNTLADLTAEWFRAAVLLGLASIPFTVALSWESAPSSVSGTAVLAAGLLAGLHYGDRSAENDDVGPIEGYRYGKRPAASHRAGAVAGVVGSVPAVLRVIAHMLDLAWSLSGWRTVIAVVLLPVAIPIVVGLFALSGAIGAYVGDWLATRVDRARDRARSRVTANSDGDISGWWRWVAAYIFFAPAVLLYVFGVQPEGGAGFALSVLALFVLVPFSVVAAVALFEDAVTLREAGCVRKMEQDWTPNYWAYVGAPLGIYALVSLLATVLESANPSGDGVYGFIVALWLSAIVYLNGRRRHVGTP, encoded by the coding sequence ATGACAATGTCCCCGATTCGAAACACCCTCGCGGACCTGACCGCCGAGTGGTTTCGAGCGGCGGTCCTCCTCGGACTCGCCTCGATCCCGTTCACCGTCGCCCTCTCGTGGGAGTCCGCGCCGTCCTCGGTTTCGGGGACCGCCGTGCTCGCCGCCGGGCTGCTGGCCGGCCTCCACTACGGCGACCGATCGGCGGAGAACGACGATGTCGGCCCGATCGAGGGCTATCGCTACGGTAAGCGACCGGCCGCGAGCCACCGGGCCGGGGCCGTCGCCGGCGTGGTCGGCTCCGTCCCAGCGGTACTCCGGGTGATAGCCCACATGCTCGATCTCGCGTGGTCCCTGTCCGGGTGGCGGACCGTGATCGCCGTCGTCCTGCTCCCGGTCGCGATCCCGATCGTCGTCGGCCTGTTCGCCCTGTCGGGGGCGATCGGTGCCTACGTCGGTGACTGGCTGGCCACCCGGGTCGATCGCGCTCGAGACAGGGCCCGTTCGCGAGTGACCGCGAACTCGGACGGCGATATTTCCGGCTGGTGGCGGTGGGTCGCCGCGTACATCTTCTTTGCTCCAGCGGTACTGCTCTACGTGTTCGGCGTTCAGCCCGAGGGCGGTGCCGGCTTCGCCCTTTCAGTGCTGGCGCTGTTCGTGCTGGTCCCGTTCTCCGTCGTCGCCGCCGTCGCGCTCTTCGAGGACGCGGTCACCCTCCGAGAAGCGGGGTGCGTCCGGAAAATGGAGCAGGACTGGACGCCCAACTACTGGGCGTACGTCGGCGCGCCGCTGGGTATCTACGCGCTCGTCTCTCTGCTAGCGACGGTTCTGGAGTCGGCGAACCCGTCGGGGGACGGCGTCTACGGATTCATCGTCGCGCTCTGGCTCTCGGCAATCGTCTATTTGAACGGCAGACGCCGCCACGTCGGCACGCCGTAA
- a CDS encoding peptidase M24 produces the protein MTGGNERSLERDRSADPAASRATVDLARERRDHAATALSDALEQYDATAFVHAGTDRDPGIQYTRPTPAGGVTAVAYDGVEREWLVRSAADGAGGHPAERLAATLAERGLEGAVLAPPRVPHDAALYLEGRGFELASTDALERARAMKTAGERERIATAQRAASAGIRRAASVLADATVVDGRLATAASADAGSEPEFLTPDRLRIAIDEAVVGAGAFPVGTTAVNPDSSAETDAEALRPGEPIVLETAPRGPAGYYGGLVRTLVVDGDGGRERRVHVGVTQSFRSARSMLTAGPESVTAVEADLEAEVRSFGFGDGDAIETRVSGVGLEPRERPIDGDEDVGSGTVVRLDVAARVDDDDWLRIADVLAINDEGERPDWLASPSQSLEPTALLE, from the coding sequence GTGACCGGCGGGAACGAACGCAGCCTCGAGCGCGACCGATCAGCCGACCCCGCCGCTTCGAGAGCGACCGTCGACCTCGCCCGCGAGCGACGTGACCACGCAGCAACCGCTCTCTCCGACGCGCTCGAGCAGTACGACGCGACCGCGTTCGTTCACGCCGGGACCGACCGCGATCCGGGGATTCAGTACACCCGTCCGACGCCGGCGGGCGGCGTCACCGCAGTCGCGTACGACGGCGTCGAGCGCGAGTGGCTCGTCCGCTCGGCGGCCGACGGGGCCGGCGGTCATCCCGCCGAGCGCCTCGCCGCGACGCTCGCCGAGCGCGGCCTCGAGGGCGCGGTTCTCGCGCCGCCGCGAGTTCCGCACGACGCCGCGCTCTACCTCGAGGGACGGGGGTTCGAACTGGCGTCGACCGACGCGCTCGAGCGGGCGCGAGCGATGAAGACGGCCGGCGAGCGCGAACGGATCGCGACCGCCCAGCGGGCGGCGAGCGCCGGCATTCGGCGAGCGGCGTCGGTGCTGGCCGACGCGACGGTGGTCGACGGTCGACTCGCGACCGCTGCGAGCGCCGATGCAGGGTCCGAGCCCGAGTTTTTGACGCCCGATCGACTGCGAATCGCCATCGACGAGGCCGTCGTCGGTGCGGGTGCGTTTCCGGTCGGTACCACCGCAGTCAATCCTGACTCGAGCGCTGAAACCGACGCGGAGGCGCTCCGGCCCGGCGAGCCGATCGTCCTCGAGACCGCACCGCGCGGGCCGGCCGGCTACTACGGCGGGCTGGTTCGGACGCTGGTCGTCGACGGCGACGGCGGCCGGGAGCGGCGGGTTCACGTCGGCGTCACCCAGTCGTTTCGCTCGGCACGGTCGATGCTGACCGCCGGTCCGGAGTCCGTCACCGCCGTCGAAGCCGACCTCGAGGCGGAGGTGCGATCGTTCGGGTTCGGCGACGGCGACGCGATCGAGACGCGAGTTTCGGGCGTCGGGCTCGAGCCCCGCGAGCGGCCGATCGACGGCGACGAGGACGTCGGATCCGGAACCGTGGTCCGGCTCGACGTGGCCGCACGCGTCGACGACGACGACTGGCTTCGGATCGCCGACGTGCTGGCGATCAACGACGAGGGCGAGCGACCCGACTGGCTCGCGTCTCCGTCGCAGTCGCTCGAGCCGACCGCGTTGCTCGAGTAA
- a CDS encoding SDR family oxidoreductase, whose product MDFELDGNSALVTAASSGLGFASAQALAEEGANVAICGRDADRLEDARDELESTAAGDVLAVRADLTDPDDVSRLVRETVDAFGGLDHLVTSSGGPPSTTFLETDEQDWYQAYDLLVMSVVWTIEECHEHLLESEYGTITCITSRTVREVADGLLLSNSVRRGVIGLVKTISREFAPDVRANAVLPGTIETARIEELVESGIERGTYEDYEAGLTELASDIPMDRLGEPRELGDVVAFLSSPHASFVNGTEIPIDGGLLRS is encoded by the coding sequence ATGGACTTCGAACTCGACGGCAACTCGGCGCTGGTGACTGCCGCCTCGAGCGGCCTCGGCTTCGCGAGCGCGCAGGCGCTCGCCGAGGAGGGCGCGAACGTCGCGATCTGTGGCCGGGACGCCGATCGACTCGAGGACGCCCGCGATGAACTCGAATCGACGGCGGCTGGCGACGTGCTCGCCGTCCGGGCCGACCTCACGGACCCCGACGACGTCTCCCGGCTCGTCCGCGAGACGGTGGACGCGTTCGGGGGGCTCGATCACCTCGTCACCTCCTCGGGCGGCCCGCCGAGTACGACCTTCCTCGAGACCGACGAACAGGACTGGTATCAGGCCTACGACCTGCTGGTGATGAGCGTCGTCTGGACGATCGAGGAGTGCCACGAGCACCTCCTCGAGTCCGAGTACGGAACGATCACCTGCATCACCTCGCGAACGGTCCGGGAGGTCGCGGACGGTCTCCTGCTCTCGAACTCGGTCCGACGGGGCGTGATCGGCCTCGTCAAGACGATATCGCGGGAGTTCGCGCCCGACGTTCGGGCCAACGCGGTCCTGCCGGGGACGATCGAGACGGCCCGGATCGAGGAACTCGTCGAGTCCGGCATCGAGCGCGGCACCTACGAGGACTACGAGGCGGGGCTGACCGAACTGGCGAGCGACATTCCGATGGATCGCCTCGGCGAGCCCCGCGAACTCGGCGACGTCGTCGCCTTCCTCTCGAGCCCGCACGCGAGCTTCGTCAACGGGACCGAAATCCCGATCGACGGCGGCCTGTTGCGGAGCTGA
- a CDS encoding RNA ligase family protein — translation MKRYPSIPRVENAPRELFDDGHLWLLEKVDGAFFRFQLQRSGLVRFGDRNRWYSDPGAIPDPYHHAVRHVRERLDRDALRRAVDDVESIVFFGEAMHRHAIEYEWDRTPSVLGFDIWADENGAFYPPDTAERIFERIGLRPVNAFERERHTRDFDPESYTVPQSNWYDGPAEGVIIRNKRGQRAKLLHPAHRDGEETTPVDASAPELAATYATRQRMEKIARRLEDRERPVTVEAVHERVLEDIVRDAHNRLYRGSGTVEMDQFRSEVGRLVRQFLEKRFE, via the coding sequence TTGAAGCGATACCCATCCATCCCGCGCGTCGAGAATGCGCCCCGCGAGCTCTTCGATGACGGGCATCTCTGGCTCCTCGAGAAAGTCGACGGAGCGTTTTTTCGGTTTCAGTTACAGCGGTCGGGACTCGTCCGCTTCGGCGATCGAAACCGGTGGTATTCGGATCCGGGCGCGATTCCCGACCCGTACCACCACGCGGTCCGCCACGTTCGGGAGCGTCTCGACCGGGACGCGCTTCGACGCGCCGTCGACGACGTCGAGTCGATCGTCTTCTTCGGCGAGGCGATGCACCGGCACGCGATCGAGTACGAGTGGGACCGCACCCCGTCTGTCCTCGGGTTCGATATCTGGGCTGACGAGAACGGCGCGTTTTACCCGCCCGATACCGCCGAACGGATCTTCGAGCGGATCGGGCTTCGGCCCGTGAACGCCTTCGAACGTGAGCGACACACTCGAGATTTCGACCCCGAATCGTACACCGTCCCGCAGTCGAACTGGTACGACGGGCCCGCTGAAGGCGTTATCATTCGGAACAAACGGGGACAGCGGGCGAAGCTACTCCATCCCGCGCATCGAGACGGCGAGGAAACGACTCCGGTCGACGCGTCCGCTCCGGAGCTGGCCGCGACGTACGCGACGCGCCAACGGATGGAGAAAATCGCGAGGCGACTCGAGGACCGCGAACGACCCGTGACCGTCGAGGCCGTCCACGAGCGCGTCCTCGAGGACATCGTTCGCGACGCGCACAACCGGCTCTATCGCGGGAGCGGAACCGTCGAGATGGACCAGTTTCGATCGGAGGTCGGGCGGTTAGTTCGACAGTTTCTCGAAAAGCGCTTCGAGTAG
- a CDS encoding MBL fold metallo-hydrolase has product MERISLSNSAFEGDNNAYLFANGAETVLIDTGDWMPTTREQLEAAFADRGLELGDVDRIFLTHWHHDHCGLAGEIQAESGAEVYAHAADAALIEGDEDAWDAMYDRQKRYFEEWGMPEAKQEILLERMVHDETTVETPTVTTFEGGETFSVDGTELEVVHTPGHAAGLSMFEAEIDGWRVVFSGDTLLPVYTPNVGGADVRVDRPLEKYLRALRGMVEADYDRAWPGHRDPIDDPTGRAQYIIDHHEERSWRVLDALDRTGPCDTWTVSAELFGELDSIHILHGPGESYAHLEHLEREGSVVREGNEYRLADGVSDELAGLEAERWPLEY; this is encoded by the coding sequence ATGGAACGCATCTCGCTGTCGAACTCGGCGTTCGAGGGTGACAACAACGCTTATCTCTTCGCGAACGGAGCCGAAACGGTGCTGATCGATACCGGCGACTGGATGCCGACGACTCGGGAGCAACTCGAGGCGGCGTTCGCCGATCGGGGACTCGAACTCGGCGACGTCGACCGAATTTTTCTCACGCACTGGCACCACGACCATTGCGGACTGGCCGGCGAGATTCAGGCCGAAAGCGGTGCCGAGGTGTACGCACACGCCGCCGACGCGGCGCTCATCGAGGGCGACGAGGACGCTTGGGACGCGATGTACGACCGCCAGAAGCGTTACTTCGAGGAGTGGGGGATGCCCGAGGCCAAACAGGAGATCCTCCTCGAGCGGATGGTCCACGACGAGACGACCGTCGAGACGCCGACCGTCACCACCTTCGAGGGCGGCGAGACGTTCTCCGTCGACGGGACCGAACTCGAGGTCGTTCACACGCCCGGCCACGCGGCCGGCCTCAGCATGTTCGAGGCGGAGATCGACGGGTGGCGGGTGGTCTTCTCCGGCGATACGCTCCTGCCGGTATATACGCCGAACGTCGGCGGCGCGGACGTCCGCGTCGACCGGCCGCTCGAAAAGTACCTCCGTGCGCTGCGAGGAATGGTCGAGGCCGACTACGACCGCGCGTGGCCGGGCCACCGCGATCCGATCGACGACCCCACCGGGCGGGCGCAGTACATCATCGATCACCACGAGGAGCGCTCCTGGCGGGTGCTCGACGCCCTCGACCGAACGGGGCCCTGTGATACGTGGACCGTTAGTGCAGAGCTGTTCGGCGAACTCGATAGCATCCACATCCTCCACGGCCCCGGAGAGTCTTACGCCCACCTCGAGCACTTAGAGCGCGAGGGATCCGTCGTCCGCGAGGGGAACGAGTACCGGCTCGCCGACGGCGTTTCGGACGAGCTCGCGGGGCTCGAGGCGGAGCGCTGGCCCCTCGAGTACTGA
- a CDS encoding Tfx family DNA-binding protein, with translation MIDDVEELLEEIGFDPETSVLTYRQAQVLALRERGVSQADIAESLGTSRANVSSIESSARENVSKARETVAFAEALRAPVRVRVPAGTDLYDVPQMVYDACDEAGVKVDHTAPDLMKVVGDAAGSAVTGRQISTPLIVGVTSEGMVRVRHHE, from the coding sequence GTGATCGACGACGTCGAGGAACTCCTCGAGGAGATCGGGTTCGATCCGGAGACCAGCGTCCTGACCTACCGGCAGGCACAGGTGCTCGCGTTGCGCGAACGCGGCGTCTCGCAGGCCGATATCGCCGAGTCGCTGGGGACCTCGCGGGCGAACGTCTCCTCGATCGAGTCCAGCGCCCGGGAGAACGTGTCGAAGGCCCGCGAGACCGTCGCCTTCGCGGAGGCGCTTCGCGCGCCGGTCCGCGTTCGCGTCCCCGCCGGGACCGACCTCTACGACGTGCCCCAGATGGTGTACGACGCCTGCGACGAGGCCGGCGTCAAGGTCGATCACACCGCGCCGGATCTGATGAAAGTCGTCGGGGATGCCGCGGGGTCGGCCGTCACCGGTCGGCAGATATCGACGCCGCTGATCGTCGGGGTGACCTCGGAGGGAATGGTCCGCGTTCGCCACCACGAGTGA
- a CDS encoding AAA family ATPase, protein MNVSAAAETSQDVLSEIQTAVIGDQQRFETILTAIVGGGHVLLEDVPGTGKTLTARTLATALDLEFKRIQFTPDLLPADITGTHIYDEQAGEFEFEEGPIFANVVLADEINRAPPKTQAALLEAMGEKQVSIGGETRELPDPFFVIATQNPVEQEGTFPLPEAQVDRFMVKTTIGYPDRDGELELLERRANRKTRTPDVGSVVDRDAVLDLQTVPESVGVDPEIRAYLVDVCRATREDERVEVGISPRGLQRLFEASRARATIASRDYVAPEDVHAVVHPVLDHRIVLTTEADVRDVDPRSIVEGALNSVPVPSMRD, encoded by the coding sequence ATGAACGTTTCCGCGGCCGCCGAGACCTCTCAGGACGTCCTCTCGGAGATTCAGACCGCAGTCATCGGCGACCAGCAGCGCTTCGAGACGATTCTCACGGCCATCGTCGGAGGGGGCCACGTCCTCCTCGAGGACGTGCCCGGGACCGGGAAAACTCTGACGGCGCGGACCCTCGCGACGGCGCTCGACCTCGAGTTCAAGCGGATTCAGTTTACGCCCGATCTGCTGCCGGCCGACATCACCGGCACCCACATCTACGACGAGCAGGCCGGCGAGTTCGAGTTCGAGGAGGGGCCGATCTTCGCGAACGTGGTGCTGGCCGACGAAATCAACCGCGCGCCGCCCAAGACCCAGGCCGCCCTGCTGGAAGCGATGGGCGAGAAACAGGTCTCGATCGGCGGCGAGACGCGCGAGCTTCCGGACCCGTTCTTCGTCATCGCGACGCAAAATCCCGTCGAGCAGGAGGGGACCTTCCCGCTGCCGGAGGCACAGGTCGACCGCTTCATGGTCAAGACGACGATCGGGTACCCCGACCGCGACGGCGAACTCGAACTCCTCGAGCGACGGGCGAACCGAAAGACCCGGACGCCCGACGTCGGCAGCGTCGTCGACCGCGACGCGGTACTCGATCTCCAGACCGTTCCCGAATCGGTCGGCGTCGACCCCGAGATCCGGGCGTACCTCGTCGACGTCTGCCGGGCGACTCGCGAGGACGAGCGCGTCGAAGTCGGTATCTCACCGCGCGGCCTCCAGCGACTATTCGAGGCGAGTCGCGCTCGAGCGACGATCGCGAGCCGCGATTACGTCGCTCCGGAGGACGTCCACGCGGTCGTCCACCCCGTACTGGACCACCGCATCGTCCTGACGACGGAGGCGGACGTCCGCGACGTCGACCCCCGTTCGATCGTCGAGGGCGCGCTGAACAGCGTGCCGGTTCCCTCGATGAGAGACTGA
- a CDS encoding ATP-dependent helicase: protein MTTTDTTVTRLFGGPGSGKTTALLDRVEDILEQDGVTFRDILVVSYTRAAAQEIRERLADRLDESPRALQGNVCTMHAKAYELLDLSRADVIGESDKEDFCDQYGIDYEDEYSGAGRRTARSTTIGNKIIATSQWLQRTSRDVSDWHDVPFQWDDEEVRLPPEIDDNAQEGNKYTPTWPSDDDRIDIPEAIRAWRTYKGDEGKIGFADMLERVEQRSLLPSVDYLVIDEFQDITTLQYDVYQEWKPHMKQVLIAGDDDQVVYSWQGADPALLLEEEVDEDVILPNSYRLPSNVLNAVNKEIRHIDQRQDKDLKPRTEGGAVEAKTNASMLDVVRMVRRALVEGDGTIMVLFRARYQMFQFIDEFITEGVPFTSLTDQRMWTDRLTQYVYAVEAIDAGDDVTGLQARRLADMLQDSAFGTNERDALFDEIDERQEAAGIEDLEELMIPAEVVEDHAPFMPGPASASDMLRKVTNFQKKSVRSYFAIGEYQGMDTDRVRVGTIHSAKGREADHVFVGTDLTEKVVEQMVATVDDPTDIPGCEEFTKTSSPVPVLTDNERRVFYVGMSRARERLVLLENLVDGAPTLPIDVLLTNQLTDSTLEELIELAQEPMDEPDADELEAEAEAP, encoded by the coding sequence ATGACCACGACGGACACGACGGTTACCCGCCTGTTCGGCGGTCCGGGAAGCGGGAAGACGACCGCCCTTCTCGACCGCGTCGAAGATATCCTCGAGCAGGACGGTGTCACCTTCCGGGACATTCTCGTCGTCTCGTATACGCGAGCGGCGGCGCAGGAGATTCGAGAACGCCTCGCCGACCGCCTCGACGAGAGCCCGCGCGCCCTGCAGGGCAACGTCTGTACGATGCACGCGAAGGCCTACGAACTGCTCGATCTCTCCCGAGCCGACGTCATCGGCGAATCCGACAAGGAGGACTTCTGCGACCAGTACGGCATCGATTACGAAGACGAGTACTCGGGCGCCGGCCGCCGGACCGCCCGGTCGACGACGATCGGGAACAAGATCATCGCGACGAGCCAGTGGCTCCAGCGGACCAGCCGCGATGTCTCGGACTGGCACGACGTCCCCTTCCAGTGGGACGACGAGGAGGTTCGACTCCCGCCCGAGATCGACGACAACGCCCAGGAGGGCAACAAGTACACCCCGACCTGGCCCAGCGACGACGACCGGATCGACATCCCCGAAGCGATTCGCGCCTGGCGCACCTACAAGGGCGACGAAGGGAAGATCGGCTTCGCGGACATGCTCGAGCGAGTCGAGCAACGCTCGCTGCTGCCCAGCGTCGACTACCTGGTGATCGACGAGTTTCAGGACATCACCACGCTGCAGTACGATGTCTATCAGGAGTGGAAACCCCACATGAAGCAGGTCCTGATCGCCGGCGACGACGATCAGGTCGTCTACTCCTGGCAGGGAGCAGACCCCGCACTCCTGCTCGAGGAGGAGGTCGACGAGGACGTCATCCTGCCGAACTCCTATCGACTGCCGTCGAACGTCCTCAACGCGGTCAACAAGGAGATCCGCCACATCGATCAGCGTCAGGACAAGGACCTCAAGCCGCGGACGGAAGGTGGAGCCGTGGAGGCGAAAACGAACGCGTCGATGCTCGACGTGGTTCGGATGGTCCGCCGGGCGCTCGTCGAGGGCGACGGCACCATCATGGTGCTGTTCCGGGCGCGCTACCAGATGTTCCAGTTCATCGACGAGTTCATCACCGAGGGCGTCCCCTTCACCTCGTTGACCGACCAGCGGATGTGGACCGACCGACTCACGCAGTACGTCTACGCGGTCGAAGCGATCGACGCCGGTGACGATGTCACCGGGCTGCAGGCCCGCCGACTCGCGGACATGCTGCAGGATTCGGCCTTCGGTACCAACGAACGCGACGCCCTCTTCGACGAGATCGACGAGCGTCAGGAAGCGGCCGGCATCGAGGACCTGGAGGAACTCATGATCCCCGCCGAGGTCGTCGAGGACCACGCGCCCTTCATGCCCGGTCCGGCCTCCGCCTCGGACATGCTCCGGAAGGTCACCAACTTCCAGAAGAAGAGCGTCCGATCCTACTTCGCGATCGGCGAGTACCAGGGGATGGACACCGACCGCGTCCGCGTCGGCACGATCCACTCCGCGAAGGGTCGCGAAGCCGACCACGTCTTCGTCGGCACCGACCTCACCGAGAAGGTCGTCGAGCAGATGGTCGCCACGGTCGACGATCCCACCGATATCCCCGGCTGCGAGGAGTTCACCAAGACCTCCTCACCCGTTCCCGTTCTGACCGACAACGAACGCCGCGTCTTCTACGTCGGCATGTCTCGAGCCCGCGAGCGGCTCGTCCTCCTCGAGAACCTCGTCGACGGCGCGCCCACGCTGCCGATCGATGTCCTGCTCACGAATCAGCTGACCGATTCGACCCTCGAGGAACTGATCGAACTGGCCCAGGAGCCGATGGACGAACCGGACGCCGACGAACTCGAGGCCGAAGCCGAAGCGCCGTGA
- a CDS encoding riboflavin synthase, whose translation MFTGIVEETGEIVARERTDDGLRLRIGADEVATGLEHGQSISVSGACLTVERFAEREWFEVFLATETVERTYLGELAEGDAVNLERAMPADGRFDGHVVQGHVDAVATVTGVESVDEDWFFEFDLPEGYDRYVVGKGSITLDGISLTVADLDTENGRVTVAIIPTTYELTTLSDKEPGDPVHLEVDVLAKYVERLLEARFE comes from the coding sequence ATGTTCACGGGGATCGTCGAGGAGACCGGCGAGATCGTCGCTCGAGAGCGAACGGACGACGGCCTCCGGCTCCGGATCGGGGCCGACGAGGTCGCGACGGGACTCGAGCACGGCCAGAGTATCAGCGTCAGCGGCGCGTGTCTCACGGTCGAACGGTTCGCGGAGCGCGAGTGGTTCGAGGTCTTTCTCGCGACCGAGACCGTCGAGCGGACCTATCTGGGCGAGTTGGCCGAGGGCGACGCGGTCAACCTCGAGCGGGCGATGCCGGCAGACGGCCGGTTCGACGGTCACGTCGTGCAGGGCCACGTCGACGCGGTCGCGACCGTCACCGGCGTCGAGTCCGTCGACGAGGACTGGTTCTTCGAGTTCGACCTCCCCGAGGGGTACGACCGCTACGTCGTCGGGAAGGGATCGATCACGCTCGACGGCATCAGTCTGACCGTCGCCGACCTCGATACCGAGAACGGACGGGTAACGGTCGCGATCATCCCCACAACCTACGAACTGACGACGCTCTCGGACAAGGAGCCCGGCGACCCGGTCCACCTCGAGGTCGACGTGCTCGCGAAGTACGTCGAACGGCTGCTCGAGGCCCGATTCGAGTAA
- a CDS encoding CBS domain-containing protein has protein sequence MSADDRVTVEDVMSTPLETISKDATVMEAARRMRGKDISALVVRTSPRAIISSTDVLDAVAEGRDISELQVGDVMTTDVETAAPDLYMEEIAAMMTTYGIKHLPVVDDDYIGMVSSTDVTAHLS, from the coding sequence ATGAGTGCCGACGACAGAGTCACCGTCGAAGATGTGATGTCAACGCCCCTAGAGACGATTTCGAAGGATGCAACGGTAATGGAAGCGGCACGGCGGATGCGCGGAAAGGACATCAGTGCACTGGTCGTTCGGACCTCGCCGCGGGCGATTATCAGCAGTACAGATGTCCTCGACGCCGTTGCTGAGGGCCGGGACATCTCGGAGTTGCAGGTCGGCGACGTGATGACGACCGACGTCGAGACTGCCGCCCCGGATCTCTACATGGAGGAAATCGCCGCGATGATGACCACGTACGGTATCAAACACCTCCCGGTCGTCGACGACGACTACATCGGGATGGTCTCCTCGACCGACGTCACCGCCCACCTCTCGTAG